Sequence from the Phragmites australis chromosome 6, lpPhrAust1.1, whole genome shotgun sequence genome:
CAACCACGGCTCGAACCCCTCCACCTCGATGATCCGAATCTAACCCTGATCCAACGAACGACGTAGAAATGACCGAAATTTGAAGAAACACGAAACGATGCCCCCGAAGGGACCGGATCAGGGAGCCCTGGCGGGCAGACGAGGGCGGGGGTGGGGGGGCACCTGCTTCCGGAACATGGGGGAGTCCTCGAGCTTGGTGAAGGTCGCCATGTCCGTCCTCGTGTCGTGCGGaggcgaggctgctgctgccgctCTCTCGAAGCTCGCGGAGATCTGGGCGTGGGCGGGAGGtgggagggaggaagagaagagagggaggcggcggtgcgGTCGGACAGTTGCTGTCCTGTTCCTGTACGTTGTGGTGGCGTCGGTGGCGCTGTTCGATGTGGGCTGCCAGCTGCGCAGTGTCCGGGTTGGACTGGTTCCGGTGGGTTTTGAATCGGACCCGCGACTGAATTCGCTGCTGGGTTGATGGGCTGCGGAGTGCCGGGGTGGAGAATGGGCTGAGCCGATTTGATTGTCTTTCTGGGCTTTGGATTGCAGTATGCCAACGGTACTTCTAATTAGATCTGGTAGGGTGTGATTGGTCGTTTTTACGGGAGTATTGTTCGTATGGAGCGTATAGGTAAATTGAGTGTAAATAAGTTGAGTAGTattatatttgttgaaagaCAAAATATTTGATTAGTTATTTTTATCTAGATAGATTGTGCTGAGTTTATGTTTAGTTGATCAAATTTAGGTCGTACGAGCGAATGCAAAAGTTGAgattataattgattatttatataaagatgatttttttaacACTGACAAGTGAGACTGTCTATATGAGTGGATGCAGGAGCCTGTATCTGTTGGGCTAGCCTACGTCGTAAAGCTCGATTTACCAAGATGAGATCGTATATTTGCATCCACCGGGTCAGACTGTATCCGTGGATGTAAACAACCAAACAAACCATTTTCAAGATTACATGTGTCCATCGGATCATAGTAGAACAAATTCATATAACCAAACACACTTATAAAATCTCTTGACTTCAAGCACAGCCACAGAGCAAGAGATTTCTCTTGTTCCCCCTAGAGACTCTACTGGAAAATGTATGCCCGAGTGATATTAGGAGCATGTTTGCAACCGATCGTTGAAACTCCAACTTCCAAAACATCTTACGAGAGGGAAACATCACGAAACCCAACAGATGAAACATATCGCTGCAAAATACTATGAATCCATGGAACTATGGATAAAAGCTCTGCATCAATATGGATTACCATTACAAGCATATATTAAAATAGTTCAAACATGCACAAGAACATTTTGGGCTTCCAGGTTCAGAAAGGCCCCAGTTTCAGTGCTTATTCCACGACACATCCACAACATACTGCCTTCATCAACTTCATGGCTCATGCTCCTCACGGCTCACTCTGTCCCGTCTAAAACAGACCACCTACATAGGTGGCACTGAACCCCACACTTTTCTCAATTTCCTGATGGGAAGGGGAAACTGGCTGGTATACcttaaaaaaagtttaaaattcAGTGGAAATCAGAACTCAGAAGCATACTTACGATGAAAGAAAAGGGCCACCAGAAGGTAAGAAGAACAAACTTACCATCGCATTCACAGCACAGCGGTGTTCCAAACCTGGGATCGATCGCATTGGCTAGTGTGAGAAATCGCGTCATGTTGAACTTGTGCACGTAGGGTGGGCAGGTACTGCATGCGCATGAGAGTCGATCACTCGAAAGAGCCCGGCAGACCGAGCAGCACTCGTTCGTTGGATCATCAGATTGGTTCAATAGAAATGGGCCACAGCTCTGAGCTATCTGACTCCATGTGTTATTGTAGTCACATCCTGTGTAGCAATTGCTGGGTGCTGGATTGACCTGCGAGGAAGAAATAGTAGCAAATGAAATGAATAAAGCAAGTGAGGCAGCCTTCACCATGTTGATGTTGAGGCAGAGCAAATTAAAGGGTAAGAGAAAGGCTTAGTTGTTCAAACTAGGTGTGCATGAGTCCCACATATAAGCACTTGGTCTCCAGGAAGTAAGGCAGTATGTAAGGCTCAACACATATTGTGTGACTGAGGAAACAAATGTACTAAGAAAACATGGGCCATTTTTATCGTATAACAAAAAGACGTTCTATCAACCTGTGATTTGCTGAGGTCTGCAGGGGAAAAGGTTTGACATCAGAGAAAAAAATGACGAAAAATGAAACATGAGTGAAGAATGCTCAACCCAAGCCCAGTTCCTTAATATCAAATTGAAGAGATGGTGATACCATGAaagcataaataaataaaagagtaatttcacaaaactataactatttgtatctaactataaaaaaactataacttttgggaccagttttataaaactacaactatatGCACCACTAATAGCATAAAACTACatcttttgaaaataaaattacaatTATTTTTCTCTGTTTTTCACCACACAAAAGTGTAGTTTTATGGTACTACGAGCATAAATAGTTGTAGTTCTATAAAATTAATcctaaaaattatagtttttataTAGTTAGGTACAAAtggttgtagttttgtgcaGAAGTAGTTCTTGGCTGGGTTTGTGTTGTGGATGTAAACCTAaacagaaaaattaagaaatgaGAGGCCCCTTTTGGAAGAAAAATATGCATCTACTACCTATTAAGAAATGAGTTAGCGCCATGGTTCAAAAAACTGACTGTAACCGCTCAAAAACCGCGATAACAGACCTTCTTGATCcagtccggtttcagaaaccgaacggtaaccgaatttgaatttaaaaaatccaaaaaaaatcagaaaaatctttaaaaaactagacacaattctaagatcttgtgtgaaaaaaaaattcaaaaataatgtcgtttgcatcatattctatagggaggaagtttgaaaaaaattgaagcatgtggctcagttattaactcatgttaaggaaacgtttaaacacatatttttcttgtgtagaacgtattttaagagaatctttaaaattgatttcactttatttaaagttttattaattactctatgatttttacaaagttcacaagcataaaatgaatatgttaagaaacaacactgtaattaactttttcatgtctactattatttttcctacgtaaatcatagtataaataaactaatgaaagtggtttcactaatttttgaggtgtgatgggtcagttatgaattaatctagtcgcaacacatttacacaatcatgcatggtacaataacttttttatgagtataaatatttttatcatgtagatcatgttacaagaaaaccaacaaaatttgtttcatttgatttgaagctcagatgaattagttattaattttacaagattgagataagttttaggttttttgttgaacttcactgaaaatcgagaaaccgctcgataaatcgagaaaaccgaacggttacagAGAAAACCGAGCGTTTACCGACAATaaggaaaattcgagaaaactgctcgataaatcgtaaaaaccgctcggtaaccggtccaaaccgaccggttaccgaacggctaaaatcgtgatttttttttcaaatttcaattttttttttccaaatttcaaattttgccaatttttttttaaatttttgaccagTAACCATAGTTATCGCGAATTtttggttaccgccggagctcggtaaccgagctccggtcggtaacctTAACCTTGGTTAGCGCATGGATGATCTTTCCTGCGGATCCCGTGCAGAAAATACAACTCTATATGTCATATGGACATATACTTTATTTTATCCGTTAAttctttcatatattttataattttttatatattttttaatacaaatcttaatacaaataaatacataaatcaTACGTGCCTGAGGTGCTAGTAGTAATTTTCGTTCTGATCCCATACCCGTGAGTGTACGCCATCACGGGAGAATGAAGACTGAAGGGCAGTGCGTGCAGGGAACCGCTTGAGGCCTTTCGGTTGGCCTGGGAACAGCTAGGGTCACCTACAAGCGCCACCGCCACGCCACAAACTCCAACTCCAGCGGCAGCGTCGCCAACCCCGGCTCTGACATGGTAAGCATTCTCCTCTTAGACCTAGCCGCCTCTTCTTTCCATGGATATTTCTTCTTTGCTGTTATAGTTCAAGCATCTGTCTAGCGTCGCGATACCATCAGTCCGTCAAGATTTCGTTTCGATATCCCAAGATTTCGGTTCCATGTCGCAAGATTTTATTTTTACTGGGTTCTTGCAATGCTACCAACCTGGGGTTAGGAATCCTGGGAGctaatttctttcttttctccccgcccccacccccccccccccctctcctccCGGGAATTGTATGTATATACTGGGTGGCGATTTGTCTTTGGTTGTAGTAATTGTTTGTGCTAAACTAGATTTATCCCCTTGCTTTCTGCGCTCAGCTGAGCATGGTAGTAGCATGTAGCAGCAATTCTCAACAAGATGGGCACCAAGCGCTGGCAAGGCACTGGAGAAGCTGGAGGGACACGCTGGAGGGCTTCCTGCAGTCCCCCGCTGTGAACTAGGGCTCTGGAGGAATTCGGAGCTGCATCCGTGATGCGCTCAGATATAATGGTTGCCAGCCCCTCCAACAACTCGCTAATCCTGTCACGCAGGTTGTAGAAACTCATTAGCCTTGTGCAAAGGTGGTGTATGATAAGAATTTTCCTGCCGACAAAATTATTCTTTGTGGTCACCAGGGGAACCTTTCTAACGGTCAAGGTTTTGTTTGAAGATGGAACTGcagcatctttggaagccaacAAGGCAATGTGCAATAATGCTCTCTTTGACATCCTAATCTCGGAGAAGTTCGCCTTGTTGTGTGATTCACTGGCTGCAAATTTTCAGGTCAATAAGCCTAATGAGGTGATTGGTTTGGAAAAAATTGATGCCAGGATGAGGTGATTGGCTTGATTTTATGGTCAACGCTGAAGAAGGAATACTTTTGCAACAATTGATCTTTTTGAATAACGCCATGTTATCTGAATGTTTATCTAGCTCAagctatatacatatatgatgcCCACCTTGTATCCTGCTATTGTGCATGAAAACCTTGTGTCCTGCCATGTTATCTGAACTCTGGACCCCCTTTTTGTTTCTGGCGCACAACATTGGAATTGTTCATTGGTCCTGGTGCACAACATTGAACTGGTTCAATTCATTTCTCCTACCAGCTGGAATATTTTGCAAACTTCATAGTTTGCTGCATTTTCTGATGAACGATGCTCTGCTTCCTGGTGACCTTTGAAGAATTAGCTTGTCAAAGCTCTTCTATTCGTATGAAATAATACTCAAACTCTTCCTGGATAGGTTCCTGAAACCGAATATATTCTTCAAGAGAGAGATTAGCGGAAGCAAGAAATTCATCCCATAGGGTTTAAATTATACGAGAGAGATTCACTCAATCTTTCCCTAGTTATATCCTCGTTTGAGATTAAATGTCAAAGAACCCAGCAAGCCCTGATGGGGGAGGCGGAAAACGCATCGGGCGCCATCATGCGTTCGCTCGCTGCATCGCCGTGCCGGCGGACGTCGGCTCGGCCGGACGGCAGGCGCGGCGAGCGGAGCACGCCAGCGCACGGACGAGCGTACCGCTACGATCTTGGGCGATAGATCGTAGATATCTTGCGTGTTGTCAGGCACTCGATCGATCGAGCCTGACACGCACGCGGATCCTCATCGCGCGTCTATCCATCCATGCCTCCTGTAGCCGCTACGGTACCGCGCACGTACAGTGACACTCTCCTCTGCGGCCGTACTCATCGGTTGCATGCAGCATTCGCGTCAAGGCAGACACGTTGTTTGTGTACAGGGATTTGACTCTTGGATTCATCCCCCCGAGTGTCCCATTATGCCTGTACTTGCCCGACGGATTCTGCATGGACCCGATAGTTAGCTTTTCGTGGCGCACTACGAGTGTGTCCTTCCTCTGCTCACGACTGGCTCTGGCTGCTCTTAACAAGCTCTTAAGAAAACCTGTGCATGAACATGGGCATTGGCGTGCCAGTATGCTGGTTTGTCAAATGGACGAGCTTGCGACGCCAAGGCTTCACGATTCTGTGCTACGCGTGAAACGGCATATGGCACATGCAGATATGAATTACAGCGCTGTAATGCAGGATATCTGGCCAGCTAAATCGTTGATAATGTAGGATAGAAGCACATCAGAGGGGCTCATTTAACAGAGGAGATCCTTTGATTTGGAAAAAGGAGAAGATCCTGTCCTGTGCTTTGACAGGCGGGGAGGAGTTAATACCTGCACTCCTGTGCTCGTCTGTTTGCAGCAAGAAAAGATTTCTGTGTTACTCCCCCGCACGAACAGGAGGCACGTGTGCATCACTCCGTATCGAGATCTCGCAGATCCACTCGCCGCACAGCTGCCCTGGGATCTCATGAGCGATCGCTTCCGTTTCCTTCCGTAAGCGGTAAGCTCCCGCGAGTATATAAGCGGCGCCGCCGTCACCGAGTTGGATCGCGGCGGCGACGTACAAGACGACGGGCTAGTGTTAGATCACGTCAGTCACGCAGCAGTCCACAGTTGCGAGAGAGCTTGAGATGTCGAGCGTCGGAggagcggtggtggcggcggccgccggcggTGGTGGCGCGGTGACGCCGCACGTTCTTGCGGTGGATGACAGTTCGGTTGACCGCGCCGTCATCGCTGCCATCCTTCGGAGCTCTCGGTTTCGTGGTGCGTGGCTGGGTTAATTACACCACTGCATTTCCGCATGCATGCGCGTAGTTCTAGTGTCAACTGTCTCGTAATAGTTGCCTAGctgattttgaaattttttaagttaTTTTGCTCTTGCCTGCAGTGACGGCTGTGGAAAGCGGGAAGAGGGCCCTGGAACTGTTAGGCTCGGTATGcgatatatatttgcaatttcgtTCTTTCCTGTGGATTTAGGAGTAGTTTGGTGATGGTTTGCATGATGATTTacgctcttttttttctttttactgtTTTGGGGTCGTAGGAGCCGAACGTGAGCATGATAATCACCGATTACTGGATGCCGGAGATGACGGGATACGAGCTCCTCAAGAAAGTCAAGGTATACATATATGTCTCTGTCTGACGACATTCATACTCCACCCAGCACCACAATCTGTTCAATCTGGAGCCTTTTAACACAGAAATATTCATGCAGGAGTCGTCGAAGCTGAAGCAGATCCCCGTGGTGATCATGTCCTCGGAGAACGTGCCGACTAGAATCAGCAGGTAACCCATCGCCCATCGGAGCTAGCATTGGCTCCCGTGCACTCCCAGAGGATACAAATTTTAACCCTGCGTTGGTTCTTCCCTCCCTTTGTTTGATCATCAGATGCCTGGAGGAAGGAGCAGAGGATTTCCTAGTGAAGCCCGTCCGTCCATCGGAAGTGTCCCGCGTCTTCAACCGCGTGCTTCGTTGAGCACCGCGCGGGGGTGCGCGCGTGTGGTGCGCGCGTGCGGCTTTGGTTTTTTCGTGTGGGCCTCGGAGATTGGAATGGTAGGGGACGGAGGAACCGTGCGTACCGGCCTGTGTAG
This genomic interval carries:
- the LOC133920465 gene encoding two-component response regulator ORR11, giving the protein MSSVGGAVVAAAAGGGGAVTPHVLAVDDSSVDRAVIAAILRSSRFRVTAVESGKRALELLGSEPNVSMIITDYWMPEMTGYELLKKVKESSKLKQIPVVIMSSENVPTRISRCLEEGAEDFLVKPVRPSEVSRVFNRVLR